In one window of Gossypium hirsutum isolate 1008001.06 chromosome A01, Gossypium_hirsutum_v2.1, whole genome shotgun sequence DNA:
- the LOC107917552 gene encoding F-box/LRR-repeat protein At4g14103, whose translation MGKEVKTKKADRISDLPDSILTHILSFLSTKEAVRTSILSTRWRYLFALLPNLHFDLEDVLRRKNFNSYAASVENFMSFVDRMLFLYNTTIVDKFRLKCRSMIDSNRFYGWISAAVHRGVKHLDLNIYLDKFITLPDVLFTCRTLVSLKVDKDFVLDVPRGVVHLPNLNTLHLESVKFLNDDSIKNLLSGCSNLEDMVLKQCYMENISKFNISHQLLKRLTIDYLYDGYHCWLMIDTPNLAYFKYLDSIKARYSIENLQSLVKADIYIFKTNYTVQDGATTLFGGICNVPSLILWVTSLELLLSCKPLPVFATLVKLKIPCYDLCREYSYIRGGKGLETLLSSLPALEKLEFSQEVLCFLPANVPSCLLYKLKAIKITNFTDEKHCIGKAKYFLENGGALQKLTILTAPDVSAEKQLKISNVLSASPRESKQLCILIV comes from the exons ATGGGTAAGGAAGTGAAAACGAAGAAAGCAGACAGAATCAGTGATCTACCTGATTCAATTCTAACTCACATTCTGTCCTTCCTTTCTACAAAAGAAGCGGTTAGAACATCTATTTTATCTACTAGATGGAGATATCTCTTTGCTTTACTTCCTAATCTCCACTTCGATTTGGAGGACGTTTTGCGCCGCAAGAATTTTAACAGTTACGCCGCTTCCGTTGAGAACTTTATGTCCTTCGTCGACAGAATGCTGTTTTTATATAATACAACAATTGTGGATAAATTTCGTCTCAAATGCCGGAGTATGATCGATTCCAACCGTTTTTACGGATGGATATCTGCTGCAGTTCATCGCGGTGTTAAACATCTCGATTTAAACATCTACCTTGACAAGTTCATTACTTTACCGGATGTTCTGTTTACTTGCAGGACATTGGTGAGCTTGAAAGTGGATAAAGATTTTGTTTTGGATGTTCCAAGGGGTGTAGTTCATCTTCCGAATCTAAACACTCTTCATCTCGAGTCAGTTAAATTTTTGAATGATGATTCAATTAAAAACCTCCTATCCGGCTGCTCCAATCTTGAAGATATGGTCTTAAAACAATGCTACATGGAaaatataagcaaattcaatATTTCACATCAGTTGCTTAAGAGATTGACTATAGATTACTTGTATGATGGTTACCATTGTTGGTTAATGATTGATACTCCAAATCTAGCCTACTTCAAATACCTCGACTCAATAAAAGCCAGGTATTCAATAGAGAATCTGCAATCTCTTGTCAAAGCGGATATCTATATATTCAAAACTAACTATACTGTTCAAGATGGTGCCACAACACTTTTTGGGGGGATCTGCAATGTTCCTTCACTTATTTTGTGGGTTACTTCTCTcgag CTTCTTTTAAGCTGCAAACCACTTCCTGTTTTTGCTACCTTGGTCAAATTGAAGATACCTTGTTATGATCTATGCCGAGAGTACTCATATATTCGAGGTGGAAAAGGACTTGAAACTTTACTCTCAAGTTTGCCTGCTCTTGAAAAACTTGAGTTTTCTCAG GAAGTTCTTTGCTTTCTGCCAGCGAACGTGCCTTCTTGCTTGTTGTATAAACTCAAGGCCATCAAAATTACAAACTTTACAGATGAAAAACATTGTATTGGGAAGGCAAAGTATTTCCTAGAGAATGGTGGAGCTCTGCAGAAGTTGACAATACTTACAGCACCAGATGTTTCTGCAGAAAAACAATTGAAGATATCCAACGTGTTGTCGGCTTCACCAAGGGAATCAAAGCAATTGTGCATCTTGATTGTTTGA